One window of the Lathamus discolor isolate bLatDis1 chromosome W, bLatDis1.hap1, whole genome shotgun sequence genome contains the following:
- the LOC136004342 gene encoding large ribosomal subunit protein eL13-like isoform X3 yields the protein MAKGGGTVGRLCGQCRWLPGCSQLGYAVWRHATATRPSLLQDTVRGGPRHFSVPPNLETLAEPCWGAGPLRRRHLFYGRGKTVARRFCCRCHWVVPLAVPIGCRCCTFGVRGAPASFSGRPFAVEGEAMAPSHNGMILKPHFHKDWQQQVATWFNQPACKIRRRKARQVKARCITPHPVAGPVRPIVRCPTIKYHKKVRAGRGFSLDELKLAGINKKFARTIGISVDPRRCNKSTESLQANVQRLKEYHSKLILFPRKLAMPKKGDCSAEDLKMATQLTGQVMLIKTVFKREKARVISEDEKNFKAFASLRVARANARIFGIHTKHAKVAAEHNVEKKK from the exons ATGGCCAAGGGTGGTGGTACAGTGGGACGTTTGTGTGGACAGTGCAGGTGGCTCCCAGGGTGCAGCCAGCTTGGCTATGCTGTTTGGCGGCATGCCACCGCTACCAGGCCCAGCCTGCTGCAGGACACGGTGCGTGGTGGTCCTCGACACTTCTCCGTCCCTCCTAACCTGGAGACGCTagcagagccctgctggggTGCAGGCCCTTTAAGACGGCGCCATCTTTTCTACGGGCGTGGTAAAACTGTCGCCAGGCGCTTTTGCTGCCGTTGTCATTGGGTTGTTCCCTTGGCAGTACCCATTGGCTGTCGCTGCTGCACTTTTGGCGTGCGTGGCGCCCCCGCTTCCTTTTCTGGTCGGCCATTTGCTGTAGAGGGAG aaGCCATGGCGCCCAGCCATAATGGCATGATCCTGAAGCCTCACTTTCATAAGGACTGGCAGCAGCAAGTGGCCACATGGTTCAACCAACCTGCCTGCAAGATCCGTAG GAGAAAGGCCCGCCAGGTGAAGGCTCGCTGCATCACTCCCCATCCTGTGGCTGGGCCTGTCCGGCCTATAGTGAGGTGCCCTACTATAAAGTACCATAAAAAAGTCCGTGCTGGCAGAGGCTTCAGCTTGGATGAACTTAAA CTTGCTGGCATCAACAAAAAGTTTGCCCGGACTATTGGAATCTCTGTGGATCCCCGGCGATGTAACAAGTCCACAGAGTCCCTGCAAGCCAATGTGCAGAGGCTGAAGGAGTACCACTCCAAGCTTATCCTCTTCCCAAGGAAGCTGGCTATGCCGAAGAAGGGAGACTGCTCA GCTGAGGATCTCAAAATGGCCACTCAGCTGACTGGACAGGTTATGCTGATCAAGACT GTTTTCAAGCGGGAGAAGGCTCGTGTTATCTCGGAAGATGAAAAGAACTTCAAGGCCTTTGCCAGCCTGCGTGTGGCTCGGGCCAACGCCCGGATTTTTGGGATCCATACGAAACATGCCAAAGTAGCAGCAGAGCACAATgtggagaagaagaaataa
- the LOC136004342 gene encoding large ribosomal subunit protein eL13-like isoform X1 has translation MAKGGGTVGRLCGQCRWLPGCSQLGYAVWRHATATRPSLLQDTVRGGPRHFSVPPNLETLAEPCWGAGPLRRRHLFYGRGKTVARRFCCRCHWVVPLAVPIGCRCCTFGVRGAPASFSGRPFAVEGEAMAPSHNGMILKPHFHKDWQQQVATWFNQPACKIRRRKARQVKARCITPHPVAGPVRPIVRCPTIKYHKKVRAGRGFSLDELKLAGINKKFARTIGISVDPRRCNKSTESLQANVQRLKEYHSKLILFPRKLAMPKKGDCSDGFCPLVLQAEDLKMATQLTGQVMLIKTVFKREKARVISEDEKNFKAFASLRVARANARIFGIHTKHAKVAAEHNVEKKK, from the exons ATGGCCAAGGGTGGTGGTACAGTGGGACGTTTGTGTGGACAGTGCAGGTGGCTCCCAGGGTGCAGCCAGCTTGGCTATGCTGTTTGGCGGCATGCCACCGCTACCAGGCCCAGCCTGCTGCAGGACACGGTGCGTGGTGGTCCTCGACACTTCTCCGTCCCTCCTAACCTGGAGACGCTagcagagccctgctggggTGCAGGCCCTTTAAGACGGCGCCATCTTTTCTACGGGCGTGGTAAAACTGTCGCCAGGCGCTTTTGCTGCCGTTGTCATTGGGTTGTTCCCTTGGCAGTACCCATTGGCTGTCGCTGCTGCACTTTTGGCGTGCGTGGCGCCCCCGCTTCCTTTTCTGGTCGGCCATTTGCTGTAGAGGGAG aaGCCATGGCGCCCAGCCATAATGGCATGATCCTGAAGCCTCACTTTCATAAGGACTGGCAGCAGCAAGTGGCCACATGGTTCAACCAACCTGCCTGCAAGATCCGTAG GAGAAAGGCCCGCCAGGTGAAGGCTCGCTGCATCACTCCCCATCCTGTGGCTGGGCCTGTCCGGCCTATAGTGAGGTGCCCTACTATAAAGTACCATAAAAAAGTCCGTGCTGGCAGAGGCTTCAGCTTGGATGAACTTAAA CTTGCTGGCATCAACAAAAAGTTTGCCCGGACTATTGGAATCTCTGTGGATCCCCGGCGATGTAACAAGTCCACAGAGTCCCTGCAAGCCAATGTGCAGAGGCTGAAGGAGTACCACTCCAAGCTTATCCTCTTCCCAAGGAAGCTGGCTATGCCGAAGAAGGGAGACTGCTCA GATGGGTTTTGTCCTCTTGTTCTGCAGGCTGAGGATCTCAAAATGGCCACTCAGCTGACTGGACAGGTTATGCTGATCAAGACT GTTTTCAAGCGGGAGAAGGCTCGTGTTATCTCGGAAGATGAAAAGAACTTCAAGGCCTTTGCCAGCCTGCGTGTGGCTCGGGCCAACGCCCGGATTTTTGGGATCCATACGAAACATGCCAAAGTAGCAGCAGAGCACAATgtggagaagaagaaataa
- the LOC136004342 gene encoding large ribosomal subunit protein eL13-like isoform X2 gives MAKGGGTVGRLCGQCRWLPGCSQLGYAVWRHATATRPSLLQDTVRGGPRHFSVPPNLETLAEPCWGAGPLRRRHLFYGRGKTVARRFCCRCHWVVPLAVPIGCRCCTFGVRGAPASFSGRPFAVEGAMAPSHNGMILKPHFHKDWQQQVATWFNQPACKIRRRKARQVKARCITPHPVAGPVRPIVRCPTIKYHKKVRAGRGFSLDELKLAGINKKFARTIGISVDPRRCNKSTESLQANVQRLKEYHSKLILFPRKLAMPKKGDCSDGFCPLVLQAEDLKMATQLTGQVMLIKTVFKREKARVISEDEKNFKAFASLRVARANARIFGIHTKHAKVAAEHNVEKKK, from the exons ATGGCCAAGGGTGGTGGTACAGTGGGACGTTTGTGTGGACAGTGCAGGTGGCTCCCAGGGTGCAGCCAGCTTGGCTATGCTGTTTGGCGGCATGCCACCGCTACCAGGCCCAGCCTGCTGCAGGACACGGTGCGTGGTGGTCCTCGACACTTCTCCGTCCCTCCTAACCTGGAGACGCTagcagagccctgctggggTGCAGGCCCTTTAAGACGGCGCCATCTTTTCTACGGGCGTGGTAAAACTGTCGCCAGGCGCTTTTGCTGCCGTTGTCATTGGGTTGTTCCCTTGGCAGTACCCATTGGCTGTCGCTGCTGCACTTTTGGCGTGCGTGGCGCCCCCGCTTCCTTTTCTGGTCGGCCATTTGCTGTAGAGGGAG CCATGGCGCCCAGCCATAATGGCATGATCCTGAAGCCTCACTTTCATAAGGACTGGCAGCAGCAAGTGGCCACATGGTTCAACCAACCTGCCTGCAAGATCCGTAG GAGAAAGGCCCGCCAGGTGAAGGCTCGCTGCATCACTCCCCATCCTGTGGCTGGGCCTGTCCGGCCTATAGTGAGGTGCCCTACTATAAAGTACCATAAAAAAGTCCGTGCTGGCAGAGGCTTCAGCTTGGATGAACTTAAA CTTGCTGGCATCAACAAAAAGTTTGCCCGGACTATTGGAATCTCTGTGGATCCCCGGCGATGTAACAAGTCCACAGAGTCCCTGCAAGCCAATGTGCAGAGGCTGAAGGAGTACCACTCCAAGCTTATCCTCTTCCCAAGGAAGCTGGCTATGCCGAAGAAGGGAGACTGCTCA GATGGGTTTTGTCCTCTTGTTCTGCAGGCTGAGGATCTCAAAATGGCCACTCAGCTGACTGGACAGGTTATGCTGATCAAGACT GTTTTCAAGCGGGAGAAGGCTCGTGTTATCTCGGAAGATGAAAAGAACTTCAAGGCCTTTGCCAGCCTGCGTGTGGCTCGGGCCAACGCCCGGATTTTTGGGATCCATACGAAACATGCCAAAGTAGCAGCAGAGCACAATgtggagaagaagaaataa
- the LOC136004342 gene encoding large ribosomal subunit protein eL13-like isoform X4, translated as MAKGGGTVGRLCGQCRWLPGCSQLGYAVWRHATATRPSLLQDTVRGGPRHFSVPPNLETLAEPCWGAGPLRRRHLFYGRGKTVARRFCCRCHWVVPLAVPIGCRCCTFGVRGAPASFSGRPFAVEGEAMAPSHNGMILKPHFHKDWQQQVATWFNQPACKIRRRKARQVKARCITPHPVAGPVRPIVRCPTIKYHKKVRAGRGFSLDELKAEDLKMATQLTGQVMLIKTVFKREKARVISEDEKNFKAFASLRVARANARIFGIHTKHAKVAAEHNVEKKK; from the exons ATGGCCAAGGGTGGTGGTACAGTGGGACGTTTGTGTGGACAGTGCAGGTGGCTCCCAGGGTGCAGCCAGCTTGGCTATGCTGTTTGGCGGCATGCCACCGCTACCAGGCCCAGCCTGCTGCAGGACACGGTGCGTGGTGGTCCTCGACACTTCTCCGTCCCTCCTAACCTGGAGACGCTagcagagccctgctggggTGCAGGCCCTTTAAGACGGCGCCATCTTTTCTACGGGCGTGGTAAAACTGTCGCCAGGCGCTTTTGCTGCCGTTGTCATTGGGTTGTTCCCTTGGCAGTACCCATTGGCTGTCGCTGCTGCACTTTTGGCGTGCGTGGCGCCCCCGCTTCCTTTTCTGGTCGGCCATTTGCTGTAGAGGGAG aaGCCATGGCGCCCAGCCATAATGGCATGATCCTGAAGCCTCACTTTCATAAGGACTGGCAGCAGCAAGTGGCCACATGGTTCAACCAACCTGCCTGCAAGATCCGTAG GAGAAAGGCCCGCCAGGTGAAGGCTCGCTGCATCACTCCCCATCCTGTGGCTGGGCCTGTCCGGCCTATAGTGAGGTGCCCTACTATAAAGTACCATAAAAAAGTCCGTGCTGGCAGAGGCTTCAGCTTGGATGAACTTAAA GCTGAGGATCTCAAAATGGCCACTCAGCTGACTGGACAGGTTATGCTGATCAAGACT GTTTTCAAGCGGGAGAAGGCTCGTGTTATCTCGGAAGATGAAAAGAACTTCAAGGCCTTTGCCAGCCTGCGTGTGGCTCGGGCCAACGCCCGGATTTTTGGGATCCATACGAAACATGCCAAAGTAGCAGCAGAGCACAATgtggagaagaagaaataa